One region of Marivirga arenosa genomic DNA includes:
- the yidD gene encoding membrane protein insertion efficiency factor YidD: MELLSELREVKEKKEPSKIKDKYEAVNQNTNELQMLFSGLFIGYKKFISSQDAQNCSFTPSCSEYALQAVKQQGVLRGMLNGFDRLTRCNSLSPEKYELDPETQLLKDPLTL; the protein is encoded by the coding sequence TTGGAATTATTAAGTGAATTGAGAGAGGTAAAAGAAAAAAAGGAGCCCTCAAAAATCAAGGATAAGTATGAAGCGGTAAATCAGAATACAAATGAGCTTCAAATGCTATTCTCTGGTCTATTTATAGGCTATAAAAAATTTATTTCCTCACAGGATGCACAAAACTGCTCTTTCACTCCTTCTTGTTCAGAATATGCACTACAAGCTGTAAAACAGCAGGGAGTTTTAAGGGGGATGCTCAACGGATTTGATCGATTAACAAGATGTAATTCACTCTCACCTGAAAAGTATGAATTAGATCCTGAGACACAATTATTAAAAGATCCTTTAACATTATAA